The following proteins are encoded in a genomic region of Deinococcus betulae:
- a CDS encoding cysteine protease StiP domain-containing protein yields MNHTFPPEDVVFHLNEGLPQLVSVTEKERLLREGTSYARLLTPEAAPVWGAAFDQLLPLLAPRTAGLVARVTAQIAAHHSQPLLVSLARGGTPAGALLRRAAARQGLDWPHHSLSIMRDEGLDLVAYREILAAHPDREVIFVDGWTGKGSIRGALDRSVPGARLAVLSDPAGVSTYAGTFQDVLLPHALLNATVCGLLSRTFLEGAGRHAVRVEAGLQPHDRTCAYLDAVSQAVPVLTEPGLRPVNPFAATQGVAAQYGVTEPHRIKPSVGEASRVLLRRAPAGLLLRQTGHPDTQHLETHAHACAVPVHVHADLPYQACALIR; encoded by the coding sequence GTGAACCATACCTTTCCGCCGGAGGACGTGGTCTTCCACCTGAACGAAGGCCTGCCTCAGCTCGTCAGTGTGACTGAAAAAGAGCGGCTGCTGCGTGAAGGGACATCGTACGCCAGGCTCCTGACCCCGGAGGCGGCGCCCGTCTGGGGGGCAGCGTTCGACCAGCTCTTGCCCCTCCTGGCGCCCCGCACGGCCGGGCTGGTGGCCCGCGTCACCGCGCAGATTGCCGCGCACCACAGCCAGCCGCTGCTCGTCTCGCTGGCGCGCGGCGGCACCCCCGCCGGGGCACTCCTGCGCCGCGCAGCCGCCCGGCAGGGGCTCGACTGGCCGCACCACAGCCTCAGCATCATGCGCGACGAGGGGCTGGACCTCGTGGCCTACCGCGAAATCCTGGCGGCCCACCCGGACCGTGAAGTCATCTTCGTGGACGGCTGGACCGGCAAGGGCAGCATCCGAGGAGCGCTGGACCGCAGCGTCCCCGGCGCCCGGCTGGCCGTGCTGAGCGACCCGGCCGGGGTCAGCACCTACGCGGGGACCTTTCAGGACGTTTTGCTGCCGCACGCCCTGCTGAATGCCACAGTCTGCGGCCTGCTGTCCCGCACCTTTCTGGAAGGTGCCGGGCGTCACGCGGTGCGGGTCGAAGCGGGGCTACAGCCCCATGACCGCACCTGCGCCTATCTGGACGCCGTCAGTCAGGCTGTGCCGGTGCTCACAGAGCCCGGCCTGCGTCCGGTGAACCCTTTTGCGGCCACACAGGGCGTGGCGGCCCAGTATGGTGTGACAGAGCCGCACCGCATCAAGCCCAGCGTTGGTGAGGCTTCCCGCGTGCTGCTGCGCCGCGCGCCGGCAGGGCTGCTGCTCCGTCAGACGGGTCACCCGGACACCCAGCACCTGGAAACCCATGCCCACGCCTGCGCTGTGCCCGTCCACGTCCACGCCGACCTGCCCTATCAGGCCTGTGCCCTCATTCGATAA
- a CDS encoding HpcH/HpaI aldolase/citrate lyase family protein has protein sequence MAHLGITLYTPATHPALAAISAGKYPGLTNHVWCTEDAIRDTEVGAAVQNILRQLEHAEPFTCRLYLRVRSPEILAELVRHDLSRVHGFILPKVHDGNLRAYMDVLPSTHAAQLTLETREALSEHRMMVLRDLIFQEAWQGQVEGLRIGGNDLMNVLGVRRTPGRTLYEGPLERSVSMLLGIFRPYGFQLSSPVYEVFSDLATLAREVRQDLEYGLSGKTIIHPVQLPTVLGGYRVPAQELEEAQAILAPDAPAVFQMNGRMCEPATHRRWAQDITERAALYGLLPPTPGDALHYLPSLGAV, from the coding sequence ATGGCCCACCTTGGCATTACCCTGTATACCCCCGCCACACATCCAGCGCTGGCGGCCATCAGCGCGGGCAAATATCCCGGCCTGACCAACCACGTCTGGTGCACCGAAGACGCCATCCGCGACACCGAGGTCGGCGCCGCTGTCCAGAACATCCTGCGGCAGCTGGAGCATGCAGAGCCCTTTACCTGCCGCCTGTACCTGCGGGTGCGGTCCCCCGAGATTCTGGCCGAACTGGTCCGGCACGACCTGTCGCGCGTCCACGGCTTTATCCTGCCCAAAGTTCACGACGGCAACCTGCGCGCGTACATGGACGTACTGCCCTCCACCCACGCCGCGCAGCTCACCCTGGAGACGCGCGAGGCCCTGAGCGAACACCGCATGATGGTGCTGCGCGACCTCATCTTTCAGGAAGCCTGGCAGGGGCAGGTCGAGGGCCTGCGGATTGGGGGCAACGACCTGATGAACGTGCTGGGCGTGCGCCGCACACCGGGCCGCACCCTCTACGAGGGTCCACTGGAACGCAGCGTCAGCATGCTGCTGGGCATCTTCCGCCCCTACGGATTCCAGCTGTCCTCGCCGGTGTACGAGGTCTTCAGTGACCTCGCCACGCTGGCCCGCGAGGTCCGGCAGGACCTGGAATACGGATTGTCGGGCAAGACCATCATTCATCCGGTGCAGCTGCCCACCGTGCTGGGCGGCTACCGGGTACCGGCCCAGGAGCTTGAGGAGGCGCAGGCGATTCTTGCGCCCGACGCCCCAGCGGTGTTTCAGATGAACGGCCGCATGTGTGAACCCGCCACGCACCGCCGCTGGGCACAGGACATTACCGAGCGCGCGGCCCTGTATGGCCTCCTGCCCCCCACACCCGGCGACGCCCTGCATTACCTGCCGTCGCTCGGCGCGGTCTAA